The following proteins come from a genomic window of Rutidosis leptorrhynchoides isolate AG116_Rl617_1_P2 chromosome 10, CSIRO_AGI_Rlap_v1, whole genome shotgun sequence:
- the LOC139870472 gene encoding uncharacterized protein: MSLLIQGPKQPGNDIDIYLQLLVDDMMELRSTGIHVYDAYKKEYFQLRAMLFCTINDFHAYGNLSGYSTKGKRHVLFCEENTHSIWLTNFKKPAFMGHRRALTENHPYRKKSDLFDGTIDDRKLPPPLDGETTLSKVANINVVLGKKGFDPPKGLLLNILGKTKDGIKVRRDMELMNIIPELQPKDIDGRSTKFLPTACYTMSKVEKTKFYQCLNGIKVPSGYSANIRKLVSMKDLKLLGMKLHDCHVLMTQMIPIAIRGILPNHIILTLCELEMYFPPSFFDVMVHLVSHIVGEIKACGPVFLFYMYPFERYMDILKGYVRNLNRPEGSIVEGYASEEVIEFCTNYMDGFKSVWIPQSHHEGRLSGQGILGCKTGYSNVVDYQEAHFNVLQHTTSIDPYIQEHMSLLRQQNRKKSAKWLANQHKKTFSEWLKDKVRRTLPNIDKTVDALGFAHKHVFQYQGYDINGYTFYTKDQDKKSKTQNSGVTVIASSTEFTMVNREERSRIAKKSYYGVIQEIWELDYGNSYTIPLFKCKWVDNDRGVQVDKDGFTTVNLSTNGYKEIVGVENVVDEDEYDQYDELPPFSVGVQPLNEVVVGNNNTIYFREDHEEGDKCNQQPDSWECGYYVLTWMHSIVHSRIKKEVINIDELSWDERCLSTIDLDNIMEKWHLWSPF; encoded by the exons ATGTCTCTTTTGATTCAAGGCCCAAAGCAACCTGGAAACGACATTGATATTTATTTGCAACTATTAGTTGATGACATGATGGAATTACGGAGTACCGGCATACACGTTTATGATGCATACAAGAAAGAATACTTCCAACTACGGGCAATGCTTTTTTGCACCATTAATGATTTTCATGCTTATGGTAATTTGTCTGGATATAGTACGAAGGGGAAAAGGCATGTCCTATTTTGTGAGGAAAATACTCACTCGATATGGCTCACAAATTTTAAGAAACCGGCATTTATGGGGCATCGGAGAGCGCTTACTGAGAATCACCCGTATCGTAAAAAGTCGGATTTATTTGATGGTACTATAGACGATAGAAAACTACCACCACCATTGGATGGagaaactacactctccaaagttgCTAATATAAATGTTGTGTTGGGAAAAAAAGGTTTTGATCCTCCCAAAG GGTTACTGTTGAACATTCTTGGAAAAACAAAAGATGGAATTAAAGTTAGAAGGGACATGGAATTAATGAATATCATACCAGAGCTACAACCTAAAGATATTGATGGAAGGTCCACCAAGTTTCTTCCTACGGCCTGTTATACTATGTCGAAGGtcgagaaaactaaattttatcaaTGTTTAAATGGTATTAAGGTTCCATCAGGATACTCTGCTAACATTAGGAAGTTGGTTTCGATGAAAGATTTGAAGTTACTTGGTATGAAGTTACATGATTGTCATGTACTAATGACTCAGATGATTCCTATCGCAATTCGTGGAATTCTACCCAACC ATATCATACTTACTCTTTGCGAACTCGAGATGTACTTTCCACCTTCTTTCTTTGATGTCATGGTTCACTTGGTATCTCATATTGTAGGAGAAATAAAGGCATGTGGTCCAGTTTTCTTATTTTATATGTATCCATTTGAAAGATATATGGATATCTTAAAAGGTTATGTAAGGAACCTTAATCGACCAGAAGGCAGTATCGTTGAAGGATATGCATCCGAAGAGGTGATCGAATTCTGCACAAACTATATGGATGGGTTTAAAAGTGTCTGGATTCCACAAAGTCATCATGAAGGAAGACTTTCAGGTCAAGGGATACTTGGGTGCAAGACGGGCTATTCAAATGTTGTCGATTATCAAGAGGCACATTTTAATGTCTTACAACACACTACATCTATCGATCCGTACATACAAGAACACATGTCGTTGTTGAGACAACAAAACCGTAAAAAGAGTGCAAAATGGTTAGCAAATCAACATAAAAAAACATTTTCAGAATGGTTGAAAGATAAAGTTAGGAGGACACTTCCAAATATTGATAAAACGGTCGACGCTTTGGGATTCGCCCATAAACATGTGTTCCAATATCAAGGATATGACATCAATGGGTATACCTTTTACACTAAAGATCAAGATAAGAAGAGTAAAACGCAAAATAGCGGTGTCACGGTGATAGCCTCGTCGACGGAATTCACCATGGTCAATCGTGAGGAAAGATCAAGGATCGCTAAAAAATCTTATTATGGTGTCATTCAAGAAATATGGGAATTAGATTATGGTAATTCGTACACTATACCCTTGTTCAAGTGTAAGTGGGTTGATAATGATCGCGGTGTTCAAGTTGATAAAGATGGTTTTACAACTGTTAATCTTTCCACCAATGGATATAAAGAA ATTGTTGGTGTCGAGAACGTTGTTGATGAGGATGAGTACGACCAATATGATGAGTTACCGCCATTTTCAGTTGGTGTTCAACCTTTGAATGAAGTTGTTGTTGGAAATAATAATACAATCTACTTTAGAGAAGACCATGAGGAAGGAGACAAG TGCAATCAACAACCCGACAGTTGGGAGTGTGGATATTATGTGCTCACTTGGATGCATTCGATCGTACATAGTCGTATAAAAAAGGAAGTTATTAATATTGACGAA CTTTCATGGGATGAACGTTGTTTATCTACAATCGATCTCGACAATATTATGGAAAAATGGCATTTGTGGTCTCCTTTTTGA